From a single Lactococcus allomyrinae genomic region:
- the pepA gene encoding glutamyl aminopeptidase, translating into MELFDKIKTLTELQATSGFEAPVREYLKQRMIELGYTPEFDGLGGIFVTKESKKENAPRIMVAAHMDEVGFMVSEIKSDGTLRVVSLGGWNPLVVSAQRFTLFTRQGKKIPVVTGGLPPHLLRGTGATPSIPAISDIIFDAGFDNATELAEYGVAQGDIIIPETETILSANGKNVISKAWDNRYGCLMILELLEFLENKELPITLIIGANVQEEVGLRGAKVATTKFNPDLFFAVDCSPAGDTFGDSNGRLGLGTTLRFFDPGHIMLPGMKNFLLDTAEDANIKTQVYIAKGGTDAGAAHLANAGVPSTTIGVVARYIHSHQTIFSLDDFNQAQNFLRAIIKSLDAEKVAQVKNY; encoded by the coding sequence ATGGAACTTTTCGACAAAATCAAAACACTCACTGAGCTTCAAGCAACCTCTGGATTTGAAGCACCTGTACGTGAATACCTCAAACAACGTATGATTGAACTTGGCTACACTCCTGAATTTGATGGACTTGGTGGTATTTTTGTTACCAAAGAAAGCAAAAAAGAAAATGCACCGCGCATCATGGTAGCTGCACATATGGATGAAGTAGGATTCATGGTATCTGAAATCAAGTCTGACGGAACTTTACGTGTTGTTTCACTTGGTGGATGGAACCCTCTTGTCGTTTCGGCACAACGCTTTACCCTCTTCACACGTCAAGGCAAAAAAATCCCTGTTGTGACCGGTGGCTTACCTCCACATCTTCTTCGTGGAACAGGTGCAACTCCTAGTATCCCAGCCATTTCAGATATCATTTTTGATGCTGGTTTTGATAATGCCACTGAACTTGCTGAATATGGCGTTGCTCAAGGCGACATCATCATTCCAGAAACAGAAACAATCCTGAGCGCAAATGGTAAAAATGTCATCTCTAAAGCTTGGGATAATCGTTATGGCTGCTTGATGATTCTTGAATTACTCGAATTTTTGGAAAATAAAGAACTTCCGATTACACTGATTATTGGGGCAAATGTCCAAGAAGAAGTTGGACTACGTGGTGCAAAAGTAGCAACAACAAAGTTTAATCCTGACTTATTCTTTGCTGTAGATTGCTCACCAGCAGGTGATACTTTTGGGGATAGCAATGGGCGCCTTGGTCTTGGTACAACGCTACGCTTCTTTGACCCAGGTCATATCATGCTTCCCGGCATGAAAAATTTCCTGCTTGATACTGCTGAAGATGCAAATATCAAGACACAAGTTTACATCGCCAAAGGCGGAACTGATGCTGGCGCTGCTCACCTAGCAAACGCTGGTGTTCCTTCAACGACAATCGGTGTTGTTGCTCGCTATATTCACAGTCACCAAACGATTTTCAGCCTTGATGACTTCAATCAGGCCCAAAACTTTTTGCGTGCTATCATAAAATCTCTTGATGCTGAGAAAGTTGCTCAAGTCAAAAATTACTAA
- a CDS encoding thioredoxin family protein, translating into MIIPKNIENLAELVKAPGKHVFFFTAGWCGDCNFIKPKMPEIEAENSEFEFIEVDRDEYMDVAVEWGIMGIPSFVVIEDGKETARLVNKLRKTKEEVNTFLATAK; encoded by the coding sequence ATGATTATCCCTAAAAATATTGAAAATTTGGCAGAACTTGTCAAAGCACCTGGAAAACACGTCTTCTTTTTTACAGCTGGTTGGTGTGGCGATTGTAACTTTATCAAGCCTAAAATGCCAGAAATTGAGGCTGAAAACTCAGAGTTTGAATTTATTGAAGTGGATCGAGATGAATACATGGATGTAGCAGTCGAATGGGGGATTATGGGAATTCCAAGTTTTGTTGTTATTGAAGATGGCAAAGAAACAGCACGTTTGGTCAATAAACTTCGTAAAACAAAAGAAGAAGTTAATACATTTTTGGCAACAGCTAAATAA
- the ytpR gene encoding YtpR family tRNA-binding protein, with protein sequence MIATYNTHVGDVLMLIVANDEGKKVNFERKGKIARVFVEETGATVAWNIFEAKSILSALTELEHNGQLFLSSDDVEILNKEFRKSGFDEVLVYDAQPKFVVAEIVEMEEHPDSDHLHVCKVNVGFKEPVQIVCGAPNAIVGLKTVAALPGAMMPNGALIFPGALRGVLSFGMLCSARELELPNAPQVRGIIELSQALSAGEKFDSKTMWKA encoded by the coding sequence ATGATTGCAACTTACAATACACATGTAGGTGATGTTTTGATGCTCATCGTAGCAAATGATGAAGGAAAAAAAGTCAATTTCGAACGCAAAGGAAAAATTGCTCGCGTTTTTGTTGAAGAAACAGGAGCAACCGTTGCATGGAACATTTTTGAAGCAAAATCAATTCTGTCAGCACTGACAGAGCTTGAACACAATGGACAACTTTTCTTGTCATCTGATGATGTTGAAATTCTTAATAAAGAATTTAGAAAATCAGGCTTTGATGAAGTACTTGTCTACGATGCGCAACCAAAATTTGTTGTGGCTGAAATTGTTGAAATGGAAGAACATCCTGACTCTGACCATCTTCATGTTTGTAAAGTCAATGTTGGTTTTAAAGAACCTGTTCAAATTGTCTGTGGAGCACCAAATGCAATAGTTGGCTTAAAAACAGTAGCCGCTTTACCAGGAGCAATGATGCCAAATGGTGCGCTTATTTTTCCAGGTGCATTACGAGGAGTTTTATCTTTTGGAATGCTTTGCTCAGCGCGTGAGTTAGAACTTCCGAATGCTCCACAAGTCAGAGGAATCATCGAGCTTTCCCAAGCATTATCAGCGGGAGAAAAATTTGATTCTAAAACGATGTGGAAAGCATAA
- a CDS encoding single-stranded DNA-binding protein, translating to MNKTMLIGRLTSSAELSKTSNDKSYTRITLAVNRRFKNENGEREADFISVVFWGKLAETLSSYSKKGTLISVEGEIRTRNYTDKSNQKHYVTEILGMNYDLLESRATIALRENAAKTEEILLEAEELPF from the coding sequence ATGAATAAAACAATGCTTATCGGCAGACTCACTAGCTCAGCCGAACTATCGAAAACGTCAAATGACAAATCCTACACTCGTATCACATTGGCAGTCAATCGCCGTTTTAAAAATGAAAATGGTGAACGAGAAGCAGATTTTATCTCAGTAGTATTCTGGGGAAAATTAGCAGAAACACTCTCTTCCTACTCCAAAAAAGGAACACTTATCTCCGTAGAAGGAGAAATAAGAACTCGAAACTATACAGATAAGTCCAATCAGAAACACTATGTCACTGAAATTTTGGGAATGAATTACGACCTACTTGAAAGTAGAGCAACGATTGCTTTAAGAGAAAACGCAGCAAAGACGGAAGAAATATTACTCGAAGCTGAAGAATTACCTTTCTAA
- the groES gene encoding co-chaperone GroES, translated as MLKPLFDRVVLRVKEEEEKSIGGIVLAAAAQEKPQIAEVIAVGPGKTTNHGTLVAPTVKVGDTVVFEKFAGSQIKVDGENYLIAHESDLLAILD; from the coding sequence ATGTTAAAACCTTTATTTGACCGCGTAGTGTTACGTGTGAAAGAAGAGGAAGAAAAATCAATTGGTGGTATTGTACTTGCAGCTGCAGCTCAGGAAAAGCCGCAAATTGCTGAAGTTATTGCCGTAGGACCTGGAAAAACGACAAACCACGGCACGCTCGTTGCACCGACAGTAAAAGTAGGAGACACAGTTGTTTTTGAAAAATTTGCTGGAAGTCAAATTAAAGTGGATGGAGAAAACTATCTTATCGCCCACGAAAGCGACTTACTTGCCATTCTTGATTAA
- the groL gene encoding chaperonin GroEL (60 kDa chaperone family; promotes refolding of misfolded polypeptides especially under stressful conditions; forms two stacked rings of heptamers to form a barrel-shaped 14mer; ends can be capped by GroES; misfolded proteins enter the barrel where they are refolded when GroES binds), producing the protein MSKEIKFSSDARTAMMRGIDILADTVKTTLGPKGRNVVLEKSYGSPLITNDGVTIAKEIELEDHFENMGAKLVSEVASKTNDVAGDGTTTATVLTQAIVREGLKNVTAGANPVGIRRGIEVATEAAIAAIKDMAIPVHDKSAIAQVATVSSRSEKVGEYISDAMERVGADGVITIEESKGMQTELDVVEGMQFDRGYLSQYMVSNTEKMVAELDNPYILITDKKISNIQEILPLLEQILKTNRPLLIVADDVDGEALPTLVLNKIKGVFNVVAVKAPGFGDRRKAQLEDLAILTGGTVITEELGLDLKDATLDALGQAAKATVDKEHTTIVEGAGMPDAIANRVAIIKAQIEKTTSDFDREKLQERLAKLAGGVAVIKVGAATETELKAMKLLIEDALNATRAAVEEGIVSGGGTAFVNSIAALDALEYEGDVQTGINIVRRALEEPVRQIAANAGFEGSVVIDKLRSTSAGTGFNASTGEYVNMIETGIVDPAKVTRSALQNAASVAGLILTTEAVVANQPEPATPVPPMDPSMMGGMM; encoded by the coding sequence ATGTCAAAAGAAATTAAATTTTCAAGTGATGCTCGTACTGCAATGATGCGAGGAATTGATATTCTAGCAGATACTGTAAAAACAACATTGGGACCTAAAGGACGTAATGTTGTTCTTGAAAAATCATACGGTTCACCATTGATTACTAACGATGGGGTAACAATTGCCAAAGAAATTGAGCTTGAAGACCATTTCGAAAATATGGGAGCAAAGCTTGTGAGTGAAGTAGCTTCAAAAACAAATGATGTTGCAGGTGACGGAACAACTACTGCAACAGTACTCACTCAAGCTATTGTCCGTGAAGGACTAAAGAACGTGACTGCTGGTGCTAATCCAGTTGGAATTCGTCGTGGTATCGAAGTGGCAACAGAAGCAGCTATTGCAGCAATTAAAGACATGGCAATCCCTGTTCATGATAAATCAGCTATTGCGCAAGTTGCAACAGTTTCATCAAGAAGTGAAAAAGTTGGTGAGTATATTTCTGATGCAATGGAACGTGTGGGAGCCGACGGTGTTATCACCATTGAAGAGTCAAAAGGAATGCAAACTGAACTTGATGTTGTTGAAGGAATGCAGTTTGACAGAGGTTATCTCAGCCAATATATGGTTTCCAATACTGAAAAAATGGTCGCTGAATTGGATAATCCTTATATTCTTATCACTGATAAGAAAATCTCAAATATCCAAGAAATTTTACCTCTACTTGAGCAAATTTTGAAAACAAATCGTCCATTGCTTATTGTTGCTGATGATGTGGATGGTGAAGCACTTCCAACACTTGTGCTCAATAAAATCAAGGGTGTATTTAATGTTGTTGCAGTTAAGGCACCAGGATTTGGTGATCGCAGAAAAGCTCAACTTGAAGATTTGGCAATTTTGACGGGTGGAACAGTGATTACTGAAGAACTTGGTCTTGATTTGAAAGATGCAACACTTGATGCACTTGGTCAGGCTGCAAAAGCAACAGTTGATAAAGAACATACCACAATTGTTGAAGGTGCTGGAATGCCAGATGCTATCGCAAATCGTGTTGCGATAATCAAAGCACAAATTGAAAAAACAACATCAGATTTTGACCGTGAAAAACTTCAAGAACGCCTTGCGAAACTTGCTGGCGGTGTAGCCGTTATTAAAGTTGGTGCTGCCACAGAAACAGAGCTTAAAGCGATGAAATTGCTCATTGAAGATGCTCTTAATGCCACACGCGCAGCTGTGGAAGAAGGTATTGTTTCAGGTGGAGGAACTGCTTTTGTTAACTCAATTGCCGCTCTGGATGCTTTAGAATATGAAGGTGATGTGCAAACAGGAATTAATATTGTACGTCGCGCTCTTGAAGAACCGGTACGTCAAATCGCTGCCAATGCTGGCTTTGAAGGTTCTGTTGTTATTGACAAACTTCGGTCAACGTCAGCGGGAACAGGATTCAACGCTTCTACAGGCGAATATGTGAACATGATTGAAACAGGAATCGTGGATCCAGCGAAAGTCACACGTTCTGCTCTTCAAAATGCAGCTTCAGTGGCTGGATTGATTTTGACAACAGAAGCAGTCGTTGCAAATCAACCAGAACCAGCAACTCCAGTTCCACCAATGGACCCTTCAATGATGGGTGGCATGATGTAA
- a CDS encoding MBL fold metallo-hydrolase, producing MIEQNGFKYSILASGSTGNSFYLETPKKKLLVDAGLSGKKIESLLAEIDRDIHDIDALLITHEHSDHIKGIGVLARKYGIDLYANTLTWSELDEKNALGKIPSEQKHIFEMGKTMTFGDLDVESFGVSHDAISPQFYRFMKDNKSFVMLTDTGYVSDRMRGTIENADGYLMESNHDIEILRMGGYPWKTKQRILSDQGHLSNEDGAEAAFNILGNKTKRIFLGHLSLHNNIKELAHLTMDGYLQQHDVDTKREVNIIDTSHEHASKLFDI from the coding sequence ATGATTGAACAAAATGGATTTAAATACTCAATCTTGGCTTCTGGCTCAACAGGAAATTCTTTTTACCTTGAAACTCCTAAAAAGAAACTTCTCGTTGATGCCGGACTTTCAGGAAAAAAAATAGAAAGTTTACTCGCAGAAATTGACCGTGATATCCACGATATAGATGCACTTTTGATTACTCATGAGCATAGCGACCATATTAAAGGAATTGGTGTTTTAGCTAGAAAATATGGAATTGATCTTTATGCCAATACGCTCACTTGGTCTGAGCTAGACGAAAAAAATGCATTAGGAAAGATTCCTTCTGAACAAAAACATATTTTTGAAATGGGAAAAACAATGACTTTTGGAGATTTAGATGTTGAATCTTTTGGAGTAAGTCACGATGCCATTTCGCCACAGTTTTACCGTTTCATGAAAGACAATAAAAGCTTCGTCATGCTAACTGATACAGGATATGTTTCTGATAGAATGCGTGGAACTATTGAAAACGCAGATGGTTATTTAATGGAATCCAACCACGACATAGAGATCCTCCGTATGGGTGGGTATCCTTGGAAAACAAAGCAGCGTATTTTAAGCGACCAAGGTCATCTGTCTAATGAAGATGGTGCAGAAGCTGCGTTTAACATACTTGGTAACAAAACAAAACGTATCTTTCTTGGGCATCTAAGTCTTCATAATAACATCAAAGAACTTGCTCATCTCACAATGGATGGATATCTCCAACAACATGATGTTGATACTAAGCGTGAAGTTAATATTATTGATACAAGTCACGAACACGCAAGTAAATTATTCGATATTTGA
- a CDS encoding ATP-binding protein: MIKFFHSIIFKGVAIHLLLFVILFVSQPEYNIAHFGSFFGYYLFSLLFVLFFVIQQHQALQNVSKQMDDIKNGNLSKNNPPKGNSEFTELYNKIQSLDENIARTQNNLENQRNQLDSILAYMIDGVIATDRRGNIIMCNKSALNYLNTTEPELMQKNIVDILDIANQYSFYDLLEKEPEITIETRISSNEFIALRIKFALFRRESGFISGIIAVLHDMTEQDKAERERRLFVSNVSHELRTPLTSVKAYLEALEDGAIDDKEIATSFINVSLSETDRMIRMISDLLTLSRMDQDKIILNKEMINLVAFLNFQINRLDKILETDPNDFFTADFTIIRNFPDNPVWVEIDTDKIAQVIDNIVNNAFKYSPNGGKITISVETREKDVLISISDQGMGIPKSALPKIFDRFYRVDNESRNSKVGGTGLGLSIVHDIVKMHGGTIFATSPGSGQGTTFSFTLPYLPENNDVASDDWDEFSEE; encoded by the coding sequence ATGATTAAATTTTTTCACTCAATCATCTTTAAAGGAGTAGCTATTCATCTACTTCTTTTTGTCATTCTTTTTGTGAGTCAACCTGAGTATAATATTGCTCATTTTGGTTCTTTTTTTGGCTACTATCTTTTTTCTTTACTTTTCGTATTATTTTTTGTCATTCAACAACATCAAGCACTCCAAAATGTCTCTAAGCAAATGGATGACATCAAAAATGGAAACTTATCAAAGAATAATCCTCCAAAAGGAAACAGTGAATTTACTGAACTTTATAACAAGATTCAAAGTCTTGATGAAAATATTGCTCGAACTCAGAACAATTTAGAAAATCAAAGAAATCAACTCGATAGTATTTTGGCATATATGATTGATGGCGTTATTGCTACTGATCGACGTGGAAATATCATCATGTGTAATAAGTCCGCTCTAAATTATCTTAATACAACCGAACCTGAGTTGATGCAAAAAAATATTGTTGACATTCTTGACATCGCCAATCAATATAGTTTTTATGATTTGCTAGAAAAAGAGCCTGAAATCACAATCGAAACTCGTATTTCAAGTAATGAATTTATTGCTTTGCGCATCAAATTTGCTCTTTTCCGTCGTGAATCTGGTTTTATTTCTGGTATTATCGCCGTTTTACATGATATGACTGAACAAGATAAAGCTGAGCGTGAACGGCGTTTATTCGTTTCAAATGTTTCGCATGAACTTAGAACTCCACTTACCTCAGTCAAAGCATACCTTGAGGCTCTTGAAGATGGGGCGATTGACGATAAAGAAATCGCAACCTCATTTATCAATGTTTCATTAAGCGAAACTGACCGAATGATTCGTATGATTTCTGACCTTCTGACGCTCTCAAGAATGGACCAAGATAAGATTATACTAAACAAAGAGATGATTAACCTCGTTGCTTTCTTGAATTTTCAGATTAACCGCCTTGATAAAATTTTGGAAACCGACCCAAACGACTTTTTTACAGCAGATTTTACCATTATACGCAACTTCCCAGATAATCCTGTTTGGGTTGAGATTGATACTGATAAGATTGCACAAGTCATTGATAACATTGTCAACAATGCTTTCAAATACTCTCCAAATGGAGGAAAAATTACAATTTCAGTAGAAACGCGTGAAAAAGATGTTTTAATTTCAATTTCTGACCAAGGAATGGGGATTCCAAAATCCGCGCTTCCTAAAATTTTTGACCGTTTTTACCGAGTAGATAATGAATCAAGAAACTCCAAGGTTGGAGGTACTGGTCTTGGACTCTCCATCGTTCATGACATAGTAAAAATGCACGGTGGGACAATTTTTGCAACTTCTCCAGGCAGTGGACAAGGAACAACTTTTAGTTTCACGCTTCCTTATTTACCAGAAAATAATGATGTTGCCTCCGATGATTGGGATGAATTTAGCGAAGAATGA
- the yycF gene encoding response regulator YycF codes for MKKILVVDDEKPISDIVKFNLTKEGFEVFTAFDGEAALEAFKEFQPDLILLDLMLPKIDGLDVAREIRKTSDTPIIMVSAKDSEFDKVIGLELGADDYVTKPFSNRELLARIKANLRRVNASPAESNDNVKKELTIGNLRINPTHYAAYKNDKQLDLTHREFELLYYLAQHLGEVITRESLLETVWGYDYFGDVRTVDVTVRRLREKVEDTPSRPQYVSTRRGVGYYMSNPHD; via the coding sequence ATGAAAAAAATCCTTGTTGTTGACGATGAAAAACCAATCTCTGACATCGTAAAATTTAATCTAACTAAAGAAGGCTTTGAAGTCTTTACAGCTTTCGATGGTGAAGCAGCGCTTGAAGCTTTCAAAGAATTTCAACCTGACCTCATCTTACTTGACCTTATGTTGCCAAAAATTGATGGTCTTGATGTTGCTCGTGAAATTCGCAAAACTTCTGACACACCAATTATCATGGTTTCAGCAAAAGATAGCGAATTTGACAAAGTCATTGGTCTTGAACTCGGTGCAGATGATTACGTTACAAAACCATTTTCAAATCGTGAACTTTTAGCTCGTATTAAAGCAAACTTACGTCGTGTCAATGCTAGCCCTGCTGAGTCAAATGATAACGTCAAAAAAGAATTGACAATCGGAAACCTCCGTATCAACCCAACTCACTATGCTGCATACAAAAACGATAAACAACTTGACCTTACTCATCGCGAATTTGAGCTACTTTACTACCTTGCGCAACATCTTGGTGAAGTTATTACTCGTGAAAGCCTCCTCGAAACCGTTTGGGGTTATGACTACTTTGGTGATGTTCGTACTGTTGACGTTACCGTTCGTCGCTTACGCGAAAAAGTTGAAGACACACCAAGTCGCCCACAATACGTTTCAACACGTCGTGGTGTCGGCTATTACATGAGCAACCCACATGATTAA
- the tmk gene encoding dTMP kinase: MNGILITLEGPDGAGKTSVLKNILPELEKMNQEVVATREPGGVRIAEEIRQIILSPENREIDSKTELMLFAAARRLHMQEKMLPALREGKLVIVDRFIDSSVAYQGYGRDLGVEVVHWLNEFATDGLKPDLTLYFDIDTDIALARIMKNRSEEVNRLDLERAEMHRKVRQGYLEIVAKEPERFVKIDASQSLEKVTVDALMAIKERFNSKF, encoded by the coding sequence ATGAATGGAATTTTAATCACCCTTGAGGGTCCAGATGGCGCTGGTAAAACAAGTGTTTTAAAAAATATCTTGCCTGAATTAGAGAAAATGAATCAAGAAGTTGTTGCCACACGCGAACCTGGTGGTGTTCGGATTGCTGAGGAGATTCGCCAAATCATCCTGAGCCCTGAAAATAGAGAGATTGACTCTAAAACAGAACTAATGTTATTTGCGGCTGCACGCCGTTTGCATATGCAGGAAAAAATGTTGCCTGCTTTGCGAGAGGGTAAATTGGTTATTGTTGACCGATTTATTGATTCATCAGTAGCTTACCAAGGCTATGGACGTGATTTAGGTGTTGAGGTGGTTCATTGGCTGAATGAATTTGCGACAGATGGCTTGAAGCCTGATTTAACACTATATTTTGATATTGATACAGATATTGCTCTTGCGCGTATTATGAAAAATCGTTCAGAAGAAGTTAACCGATTGGATCTTGAGCGTGCAGAAATGCATCGTAAAGTTCGCCAGGGCTATCTTGAGATTGTAGCAAAAGAGCCTGAACGCTTTGTGAAGATTGATGCAAGTCAGTCCCTTGAAAAAGTGACTGTTGATGCATTAATGGCAATAAAAGAAAGATTTAATAGCAAATTTTGA
- a CDS encoding DNA polymerase III subunit delta' has protein sequence MEIAEIQPQLFGQFSTILRQKKLSHAYLFSGSFGSFEMAIWLSQAIFCENLTDGIPCGRCRPCRLVVKQEFADLHLIVPEGQTIKTAQIRELTQVFSEAGYEGTRQVVLIRDAEKMHPNAANALLKSIEEPESDVVVFLLTNNENMILQTIKSRTQVITFPKNTLYLQELLEKEGILRTQAELLAETSDSLETALSISQQSWFIEGLKKLQQFVKLLKTSTDETFLYLSELTDTFDDKEKQDQAFDLLLQLLAQEKMSSHLLKTFKAVRMWRSNVRFESCLAFVVIDVYDN, from the coding sequence ATGGAGATAGCTGAAATACAACCCCAACTTTTTGGTCAATTTTCTACGATATTGCGGCAGAAAAAATTGAGTCATGCCTACTTGTTTTCAGGTAGTTTTGGTTCTTTTGAAATGGCAATTTGGTTAAGTCAAGCGATATTTTGTGAAAATTTGACAGATGGAATTCCTTGTGGGCGGTGCCGTCCTTGTAGACTTGTTGTTAAGCAGGAATTTGCGGATTTACATCTCATTGTGCCAGAAGGACAAACGATAAAAACAGCACAGATTCGGGAGTTAACGCAAGTTTTTTCAGAAGCTGGTTATGAAGGAACAAGGCAGGTTGTTTTGATTCGTGATGCAGAAAAAATGCATCCGAATGCAGCGAATGCTTTATTAAAATCTATCGAGGAGCCTGAGAGTGATGTCGTTGTATTTTTGTTAACAAATAATGAAAATATGATATTGCAAACGATAAAATCTAGGACACAAGTGATTACATTTCCCAAAAATACCTTGTATTTACAGGAACTTTTGGAAAAAGAAGGAATTTTACGAACCCAAGCGGAGCTTCTTGCGGAAACTTCTGATTCATTAGAGACTGCCCTTAGCATTTCGCAACAAAGCTGGTTTATCGAGGGACTGAAGAAATTGCAGCAATTTGTAAAATTGTTAAAAACATCAACTGATGAGACTTTTTTATATTTGTCAGAGCTGACAGATACTTTTGATGATAAAGAGAAGCAAGATCAGGCATTTGATTTACTTTTACAGCTGTTGGCTCAAGAAAAAATGAGTTCGCATCTTTTGAAAACGTTTAAAGCAGTAAGAATGTGGAGAAGTAACGTACGATTTGAGTCGTGTCTTGCTTTCGTGGTAATTGATGTTTATGATAATTAA
- a CDS encoding PSP1 domain-containing protein produces MIYEVKFEHGEANAFAESALELVAQMGVIMQSDKGLFYGKIIRRIDANVEACFDVLKEVSTEDRKEIKSLEVQSLEAKIKVRELVKAQDLDMKVINVAYNFDKTQLFISFTAENRVDFRVLLKELATTFKTRIELRQIGTRDAAQLLGGIGPCGRPLCCANFMYEFPNVSIKMAKNQNLSLKQSKLNGLCGRLMCCLTYEDKFYQEAQKFFPDFGEAVATEEGHGKVVGLNILKNRVKIRFEEYSKEFDLAEIEVNRG; encoded by the coding sequence ATGATTTATGAAGTGAAATTTGAACATGGTGAAGCAAACGCTTTTGCAGAATCAGCCCTTGAGCTTGTAGCTCAAATGGGGGTTATAATGCAATCAGATAAAGGATTATTTTATGGTAAAATTATCCGAAGAATTGATGCGAATGTAGAAGCTTGTTTCGATGTGTTAAAAGAAGTTTCAACAGAGGATAGGAAAGAGATAAAATCACTTGAAGTGCAGTCTTTAGAAGCTAAGATAAAAGTTCGGGAACTGGTTAAAGCACAAGATTTGGACATGAAAGTGATTAATGTTGCTTATAACTTTGATAAAACTCAGTTGTTCATTTCGTTTACTGCGGAAAATCGTGTTGATTTTCGTGTTTTGCTGAAGGAATTAGCAACGACTTTTAAGACACGAATTGAGTTGCGTCAGATTGGAACGAGAGATGCGGCTCAACTTTTGGGAGGCATTGGTCCTTGTGGGCGCCCTCTGTGTTGCGCTAATTTTATGTATGAGTTTCCCAATGTGTCCATTAAAATGGCGAAAAATCAAAATTTATCTTTGAAACAAAGTAAGTTGAATGGACTTTGTGGTCGTTTGATGTGCTGTTTAACCTACGAGGATAAGTTTTATCAGGAAGCACAGAAGTTTTTCCCTGATTTTGGTGAGGCCGTTGCTACTGAAGAAGGTCATGGGAAGGTAGTTGGACTTAATATCTTAAAAAATCGTGTGAAAATCAGATTTGAAGAGTATAGCAAGGAATTTGATCTTGCGGAAATTGAGGTGAATCGTGGCTGA
- the yabA gene encoding DNA replication initiation control protein YabA translates to MAEKYEIFEQLGELENTLNATLAQVSNIRQVLDASMTENATLRMELEKLRERLAEFEKKEVKKSQTKDQPNPNLIQIFNEGFHVCHLHYAERLAEGESCLDCLELLYR, encoded by the coding sequence GTGGCTGAAAAATACGAAATTTTTGAACAATTGGGTGAATTGGAAAATACGTTAAATGCGACGTTGGCACAAGTGTCTAATATTCGTCAGGTATTAGATGCATCAATGACAGAGAATGCAACTTTACGCATGGAGCTTGAGAAATTACGTGAACGTTTGGCAGAATTTGAAAAGAAAGAAGTCAAAAAGAGTCAGACGAAAGACCAGCCCAATCCAAATTTGATTCAGATTTTTAACGAAGGTTTTCACGTCTGTCACTTGCATTATGCAGAGCGCTTGGCTGAGGGCGAGTCTTGCTTAGACTGCTTGGAGTTGCTATATCGATAA